TCCTTTGTTCGATCGTTTCCTTTGTCGGAGGGTATCGATTAGTACGAGGATGAATTTACCCCCCGTGCACGGCGATTTCCGCCGAGGGATTTAAAACACTTAATAGCGGAGAAAGCTTTTCGCTAATTCCCTCGTTGTTCGTTCCATCGGTCGTTCCAATTCCAGCTCTGCCTCCTAGTCGCGTAACCGCCGATTAATCGGTTCAACTCGATGCTGCTCAAGTTTGCGTCGTAAACCGTTTAACGATAGAAatcaaaatagaaatacatacGTCTTGTTTTTGTTTCGACTCGAGTTAATTCCGTTAACGTCGCGCGTGTCGATCAAGTCGTCACAGCTGTTTTGTTTTGCCAGTGTTGCGATCGAGTTTGTCCCGTTCGAAAGATGCGCGACTCCCCACGGTTTGCAACGACCCAGTTTCTTGCTCGACGAACGCCCGAGTAAGCGTCCcggaaattatgaaattgtcGAAACGATGTAATTCTCGACGAAGACGACGCGACGTCTATGACGGAAATTAATACCTCCTCCCATCGTTGgtcgtttctcgtttctcgtttctcatttctcatttctcatttctcatttctcatttctcgTTGTTCCCCGAGTTCGCTTCGTTCCCTTCGTCCTTTCCATCTGTCTCTTCTCCCTAACGGAGACAATTTTCGAACAAGAGAAACCTATCGGGTCAGCCGGAAACAGACGAAACCAAGTTAGCTAACGTCCTCGAGAAACGATGCTTGGAAGATTCCAAAGGCGAGGGATTACGTATCGCAACTAGAATGAAAATCTCAAGTACTACCAAGTATATGTAAAAGCTAATACACTCGGTAAATTGTTGTTTGGTTCGATTCATAGAAGACGAGACCGCCACGGTGCAGGGCATCGTAACGGATGACGGTCTCTTCGACGGCACCGTCGTTACCAGATTCGAAGAATATTATATCGAGCCTACGAGCAGATACTTGAATACAAACGAGGATACGTCACCGCCCTATCACAGCATAGCTTATCGTGCTTCGGACGTGTTGACTCCGCAGCGTTCACTGCCGTGCGCCAGTCACCGACTGCACCGTGGGACTCTTCGGGAATCGCTGAGAAGGTGAGTAAATCATCTCGTCACCTCCAACAGCCGATTGGTTACTAACGAGCCAACGAGGCGCGACGTACGAGTTCCTACAGAATCGTTGCCGTTCGAGTCAAAATCGAAACTGGctttaaaatagttttttcaaacgttttcaGAGAGTACAGTCGCGAGAACAATTCTCGGACATTTTACGAACCTCTGCTCGGCGAAAACGTTGCTCTTTACTCGAGGGAGAACAGCGCACGAGTTTTAATTTTGGAGAAGAATAACGATGCACCACCTACAGACACGTGAGTTCTTTTCGTATCAAAACGAAGAAGCAAAATctgtcgtttcgtttcgtttcgtttcgtttcgtttcgtttcgtttcgtttcNNNNNNNNNNcgtttcgtttcgtttcgtttcgtttcgtttcgtttcgtttcgtttcgcaaAACCATCAAAATGgctatacatatgtatatgattAAAGTTTCTCGAGCGTACAATAGTAATCATAGCagaataaagtttttacactgAAAGATGGAGAGAGCGTAAAAAACGTTCAACTGTTGCCGTTTGGTTCCAGAACGAGCAACGGAGATCGCATCGCGAGACATTTGCACAAACGTGCCACCGTGGATCCACGGAAGACCACCTGCATGCTCTACTTGCAAGCCGACCATCAATTTTTCGCGCGATACGGCACGGAGGAGGCTTGTATCGAAGTGATGACTAGACACGTGCAAAGGGTCAACTCCATTTACAAGCATACCGGTACGATTTTATCCAAACACTTTCCCCAATAGAAAATTCGATTCACGAGTaagaaaatctaaaattgtGCTTTATTTAAGTATCGCTATGTAAATCGCGGATACTTTGGTCTTATCGACCAATTGCAGATCtcgatttcgtttttttttttttcagatttcaaTCAGGACGGAAGACCGGACAACATTAGTTTTATGATAAAACGCGTCAAAGTACACAGCGAGGACGCTCTCAGAGATCCCAATTATCGGTTTCCAGGGAACTATGGCGTGGAAAAGTATCTGGAACTCTTTTCtggtaaatataatacatttcttcGTAATTGTTCGTAAACCTGACGATCGGATAATTCGAAACGCCTGTTCGTTGGTTGCAGAGGAAGACTACGACGCGTTCTGCTTGGCTTACATGTTTACGTACAGGGACTTTGAGATGGGAACGTTGGGCCTCGCTTGGACCGGTGATTTGAAAAATGCTGGCGGAGTTTGCGAAAAAAATGGCGTAAGTTTTACTTACGATTGGAAATTAACGCTGCTCGGTATTTCATCGGACAACTCGACGAGAGGTTAAAACGAAGCGAACGCTACGCGGCGTCGATCGTGTTAACGACTCATTGTCAGAGAAAAGAATCCCTGAAATTAAGAGGGAACTCGAGACTAAAACGTACGACTAAATATTGCAGCACTATCGCGGCAGCATGAAGTCGTTGAACACCGGAATAGTGACTCTGCTCAACTACGGCAAGCATGTGCCGCCTGCAGTTTCTCACGTGACGTTGGCCCACGAGATCGGTCATAACTTTGGTTCACCGGTAGGTTGCCCCTTTCATTTACCTTCCCCGCGGACTTTTATTTCCTTCGGAACCGCGCATTTTACGCGAAACCTCGAGACACTGTCGATATATGCGTAACCCATTTATTAACTGCCACTTTACTTTGTTACAGCACGATCCGGAACAATGCACGCCCGGTGGAGAGGATGGAAACTTCATTATGTTTGCTCGTGCCACTAGTGGCGACAAGCGTAACAATAATCGTTTCAGCCCCTGCAGCTTGACGGCCATTAATCCGGTTTTGAATAGCAAAGCTCGTTCGCCGAAGGGTTGCTTCACCGGTCAGTCTTTCCTTCGTTATTTTTACGCGTTCCAAATATACGTCGTACGATTAACCAATTGTAACCAAGAAAACGACTCGATTGTGTGTCGACAGAACCGCAAGTGTCGTTGTGTGGAAATGGCGTAGTCGAAGAAGGCGAAGAATGCGACTGCGGATGGGAAGAAGATTGCAGGGACTCGTGTTGCTTTCCGCAACGTCGATATCCACCGGCGGATGAAACTCCGTGTACTCTTACGCCAAGATCCGTGTGCAGTCCTAGTCAGGTATGCGGAAACGATTCGTCGAGTGTCTTCTGTCGTCTGTAATCTGTAGTCTGTGTTTCGAATGGAACTCGAATCAAATTTAACTCGAATACGTGTCGCGTTTCGCGTTTGTGCAGGGTCCGTGTTGTACCGCCGAGTGTAATTTACGATTCGGAGAGAAATGCCGAGATGACAACGGATGCCGCGATGCGAGCTTCTGCGACGGTAGATCACCCTACTGTCCTCCTTCTATCAACAAGCCTAACAAGACGATCTGCAATCGCGAATTCGTTTGCTTTATGGGAGTAAGTACATCATCCACTAGGGAATGCGAAacttttctacatttttcttttacaaaaggGACTTgggtttttcttctttcataaCGAAAATAATGCAACGCCTTACTAATCGCCGGCAACTACAAGTTACAAAAGTTTCTCAAACATGGATATCGTTTGTTTCGTTCTTTTGCAGGAATGTACAGGTAGTATATGCCTTGCATATGGTTTGGAATCTTGTCAGTGCATTCCGGGGCCAAATGACCCTTCGACGAAAGCTTGTGAACTCTGTTGTCGTCTTCCCGGAGAGAGTCAGCCTTGCTTGTACGTTGACAGACATTTCGACGATGCAAGTATCTCTTATCGTATCGATAAAATCATTGTTCGCTTCCGACAGGTCATCCTTCGACTGGAATTCTCCGCCGTTCGATATTCCAGATATGTTTTCGAAACCAGGAACACCGTGTAACGACTACAACGGTTATTGTGACGTTTTCCAAAAGTGTCGAGAGGTACTACGATACTTGgaatcaattttacaattaccGTCtgcataatatttattaggtCATTTTTATCGCGCACAGGTGGATCCAAGCGGTCCGTTAGCGACTCTGAGGAAGCTCTTGCTGTCGGACGAAAGTCTTGCCACTTTTCGTCGCTGGATTATCGACCATTGGTACGCGGCTGGTTTGATCGTTTTGGCAGCGGTATTGTTATTGGTACGTGTCCCGTTGATTTTTCGATTTGCGTATACAACCATGCATACGTTATTTCTACAATCTTGTACATGTTTTAACCTCTTCTTCGTTTAGGATAAGTCAATTTATTATGCTATTATCAATCCGAATTTTTGCGCCAGAAACGGTCGAGGAAACGTATAGAGAGTAAGTTACGGGAAAGACAAAAGTATAATAGATACGTGTATTTATTCGTCGACGCAGCGTTGATACAGTTCGCAGCTATTATCGGTAACCGCTAGTTTGGTTCATGTTATTCCTAGTGTCTCATCGTAGTTCATTTGAATCGTCAATGATCGTTACGCTCCTAACGCTCCCCTACGTCGTTATCTTGGTATTTACCTACCTCGAACAATAGAATTCCGGGCGATAGTTGGTATCGTCGATATTTCTCGACTCTTTTCTGGAACCTAGGTGGCGAGCATGAGAATGCTGGGCAAACGACCGGATCTGAAGCTCAAGTCGGTCACGATAATGCACAGCTCGACGACGGAAACGGTTCGTCTGCCGCCGGAGGGAGCGGAGGGAGTCACGGTACATCCGCCGGCTGTACGCGCCAAGCTTCCACTTAGCAGAAAAGTCCGAGAGAAGAGAAGACATCGAAAGCATAAAGACTCTCACGGCAATGCAGGCGAAAACTCTGCCAAGGTGAGAATACAAATTGTTGATTCAGCCCGACCGATTGCGATCGTTCCGGTGATTTCTCGTAACTACGTAATGTATTATGaatcgttctttttcttttccaaaggatgcatcgaagaaaaaaaagaaacaatcgcAACCACAGCCGCAACCGCAACCGCAACCACAACCGCAATCGCAATCGCAACCGCAATCGCAGCCGCAGCCGCAGTCGCAGCCGCAGCCACAGCCACAGCCACAGCCAAAGAAGACATCGACGAATCCCAGTGAAGAGTTGGTCCGGAAGAGATCAGCCGAGCCGACGACCGTCGTTGttcaagaaaacaaaagaaaaaagactATCCCGGCGACTCTTTCTCgagacaaacaaaatttcgttagCAACACACCCACCAACGGCGACAACGATAAAAGGAAGCGTTGCAAGAAGCAACAGAGAAAAGAAGTGATCGACTATTCGGCCACTCAGGCCGAAAAAGAATCCGAGCCGAACGCTGATCCTAAAAGCAAAGTTCGTTCCTGGCTGCTGGCGTCTTCTCAATGTCGACCGGAAATGACGAGAACGAACGCGTCCGGGCTACCGAAGAGCAAGTCCACTCCCGTAGGGCTAACGAGTGCCGGGACCAGGTTACCGCCAACCAGACAGATCGTCGCCTCGAGAAGGCCCGTTGAATCCAGAGAAACAAAAAGCTCGGCTGGCAACAAACCGCGAAAAGAGAGAGCAAAGCTGCAAGTGGTTTACAACCCCCCCTTCAAATTTAGCGTAAAATTACGAAAGTCGGACAAGGTGGTTGCTCAATTGGTCGGCACTCAGCCGGCAAACGCGAGCCTCGCTAACGGCAGATCCAAGATTCCGAGGACAGGCGTTCTGCTGCGGACCCCGAAAAAGAAGGATAGGGTCAGAATCGGTAGAGCCAGACAAATAGCACCTACAGGAATCGGAAACGGTACAGGTGATTTACCTGACCCGGCCAATTCTGATCTTCATACCGTTCCTTCTGATCTCGAGGTACTCTTGTCCGAGAGTGAGTTTCTATTCTCGGACACGTGACCACGGTCAGACACACCCGGATATCTCCTTGTCGGGCAAGAATCACTTTTGCTTCAAACGAAAACCGCCGTTGCATCGAGAAATCCCGTCCGAGGAAGTCGCGAAAGAACTCTAATGGACGTTTTACGCCCCATTTTGTCGCCGAGAACGAACATCGGTGTCGGAGAACAACTACAGCCCGTTTTTTCGTATTCAGCCGGATACATGGCGGCTGTTGCTGGttgtcttttcttttaaaaatgggaCAAAATCTACCTAACCCAGAGTCTGCTTCTTCCGTTTTACCGTGGTTGAATTTATTTGCTCACGAATATGCCTTAGCGGCCAACAAAACGTATACACCTATCGCGTAcgcttttttctctctttcacgtCTTCCtagtattatacatatattactataacGTATCGTTCGACAAACGAACGACGGCCTCCCTCCCTTGCGTTTCTATGTGGTTGGAATAGTGTAATCGGTAACGAACCACGTTTTATGGAGGAATGTGCTTCGGCGAGCAGCATCGTGTCATACATACCAGTGCTAGTTTCACACATCTAAGCCAAGTATTTTTCTTCCAAAGATAAGGGGCcaaattcaacatttaaaaGACTACGCATCGACGATTGCACGTATATTTACAGCGTAAGAATACGTCAACACCGCAAATCTACTGatctaaagaaaaaagaagaaaataaaaccagacaaacgaacaaacaaaTCACGgtgaaattttacttttcgcTTGCAAAGTGTAAGTTCCGGTTCGTTTGCGATCGCGGCTCCTATCCAGGGTGACTCGacgaacgtttcttttttttaaaaggaattttaatctttttttggCATCCTGTATTTCAAGGATTCGATCAGCTTTCAATCATTGCGAGAGACAAATTATAGCGTGATTATTACCGTACCTTCAACGGTACAAGAAACACTTAAACCTACTGCTGCATCGTGCCTATTATATTGTACACCGCTCTACGAAACTCGGAAAAGGGATCTCACTGTTGGAagagaacttttttttgtttccctGGCGATGATAGTTGCGAGAGGAACAGCAAGTTTGcaggcaatttaaataatgatgaaCCGTACTCCTCGTTATCGAAAAGGAACGCATAGTGTCTCTTTTCGATACATTCTTaccatacaaattttaaacacaaaATTACCTCGggattttcactttttaaaaaagttattgtcGATCATCATTTTCGCTTCGATACTTTGCCTGGACTTGCTGTTTATCTCATATGCTGTTCTCATGGTTCCTATGCCCGGCAACTCCTAATCGCAGTGTAATCCTTGCCGGATTATTTGCAATTCCAGTACGTAAgcgatgatgatgatgataatgataatgatgaCGATACCGGCGATGGCGACAGttacgacgacgacgacgacgacgatgacgatcgtgataatgatgatgatgatgatgatgatgataatgaTAACTATGATGGTTGTGATAACCATGACGGTGATGATGGCGATGAACTCGttaaactatttatatttttgagaCTGTACAAATATACGAGAATTAGCGACACGTTACTAGGTTTCCGTGAATTTTATTCCCCCGTCGAATTATAGATCGTTAGATAAACAGCAAGTATCGAAACTGAATAAgatgattaattaattgtaccgAAATAGTCTATGATTGCTGTGCGGTGCTATTAATGTATACGCTTACtccattgaaatattttgtgtccATGAAACATTCCCCCCATTTATCGCTCTACGTGTTTCTTGCGTGTAATTATTGAGATTATGTTCCTTTCGTTCGCGAttgtgtgtgtgcgcgcgtaaacatatatattttgttatttacgcggcgatcaattttttgtaaaaatacgcAAGACTCTTGGATTCGTTCGCAAAGTTCGCAAACTTCTTTTCCTATTTTAATGCTTCACCGAAGATCCCACATCGATCGACGCTTACAATTTCATGCAtggtaaaaaaacaaagaaagagtTTTACGAAACATGCCAAGGACTCACAAGAATGATGTGTTAGAAAGCGCTTCTGTGTGTCGTCGATATTAAACTCTTGAAAGAAAATGCTTCGAACGGTAAGAAAGATGTGCGACAAATACGTAGTTTCATCGACGAAAAGtgataaatattctaattgtTCACAGTCGATGAAATTCGATGCGATTAGGAGACAGAGGTGGGCAAACTTCCTCTCAAGTTGTCACAAGTAATAACGGTTTTGCTATAAATACTCcaacaaaattaacgtttaacaGAAAGTTGAATACATGTACGCGATGTATTCATACTTTGATCTCCATATACAAGCGCGTGCGTGGCTACATGTGACAAGTATGtcggaaattgaaagaatccaatgtatatactatatacatatatatatatatatatgtaggtaCTCGAAGAAATGTTCACGTTTGcccatttctatttaaactaaacgaataaaacgtagtaataaaatgacaaaataattGGTTGCTcgtgtatatacatacgcGTGTACGAGTACTTGAACCGCAAGAATatgtgattttattattacgcgAGCGAAACAATTTTGTCGATGTCGATTTAACACAGGCGAATGAGTTGCGTAAGGAAATGTGATTTTACTTT
This portion of the Hylaeus volcanicus isolate JK05 chromosome 4, UHH_iyHylVolc1.0_haploid, whole genome shotgun sequence genome encodes:
- the LOC128874676 gene encoding disintegrin and metalloproteinase domain-containing protein 10-like, with the protein product MPTTALVIDGEGAGDDDDGDDDDDDDDDDDDDDGDGDDDKDDKHDKHDKNEDEDEEEAAEEKEDTRGHSGAKKAAMYPLTLKRFSTFGTLLIFFLMFACFFTVVNASPLHSAPPHTGITHGSYIGYYEVASYDTAALRQRRNRMRRDVTDVVDDHLLLHLKALDKQWTLRLIRDMELFSKDATFESTNGPILFDTSHSYVGTVLEDETATVQGIVTDDGLFDGTVVTRFEEYYIEPTSRYLNTNEDTSPPYHSIAYRASDVLTPQRSLPCASHRLHRGTLRESLRREYSRENNSRTFYEPLLGENVALYSRENSARVLILEKNNDAPPTDTTSNGDRIARHLHKRATVDPRKTTCMLYLQADHQFFARYGTEEACIEVMTRHVQRVNSIYKHTDFNQDGRPDNISFMIKRVKVHSEDALRDPNYRFPGNYGVEKYLELFSEEDYDAFCLAYMFTYRDFEMGTLGLAWTGDLKNAGGVCEKNGHYRGSMKSLNTGIVTLLNYGKHVPPAVSHVTLAHEIGHNFGSPHDPEQCTPGGEDGNFIMFARATSGDKRNNNRFSPCSLTAINPVLNSKARSPKGCFTEPQVSLCGNGVVEEGEECDCGWEEDCRDSCCFPQRRYPPADETPCTLTPRSVCSPSQGPCCTAECNLRFGEKCRDDNGCRDASFCDGRSPYCPPSINKPNKTICNREFVCFMGECTGSICLAYGLESCQCIPGPNDPSTKACELCCRLPGESQPCLSSFDWNSPPFDIPDMFSKPGTPCNDYNGYCDVFQKCREVDPSGPLATLRKLLLSDESLATFRRWIIDHWYAAGLIVLAAVLLLVASMRMLGKRPDLKLKSVTIMHSSTTETVRLPPEGAEGVTVHPPAVRAKLPLSRKVREKRRHRKHKDSHGNAGENSAKDASKKKKKQSQPQPQPQPQPQPQSQSQPQSQPQPQSQPQPQPQPQPKKTSTNPSEELVRKRSAEPTTVVVQENKRKKTIPATLSRDKQNFVSNTPTNGDNDKRKRCKKQQRKEVIDYSATQAEKESEPNADPKSKVRSWLLASSQCRPEMTRTNASGLPKSKSTPVGLTSAGTRLPPTRQIVASRRPVESRETKSSAGNKPRKERAKLQVVYNPPFKFSVKLRKSDKVVAQLVGTQPANASLANGRSKIPRTGVLLRTPKKKDRVRIGRARQIAPTGIGNGTGDLPDPANSDLHTVPSDLEVLLSESEFLFSDT